In the genome of Rhodamnia argentea isolate NSW1041297 chromosome 3, ASM2092103v1, whole genome shotgun sequence, one region contains:
- the LOC115729283 gene encoding ATP synthase subunit delta', mitochondrial-like: MFRQAAKLLHRPILTPSAMRASSRPFSADLPAEQTADAAFVEAWKKLVPNIDPPKTPLSFMLPRPATPSSIPSKLTVNFVLPYASELSQKEVDMVIVPATTGQLGVLPGHVPTIAELKPGLMLVHDGNDVTKYFVSSGFAFIHANSYADIIAVEAVPIDRIDASLVQKGLAEFTQKLNSASTDLEKAEAQIGVDVHSALNFALTG; this comes from the exons ATGTTCCGGCAGGCCGCGAAGCTCCTCCACCGGCCCATCCTGACCCCTTCCGCGATGAGGGCCTCCTCCCGCCCTTTCTCTGCCGATCTCCCGGCGGAGCAGACCGCGGACGCTGCATTCGTCGAGGCGTGGAAGAAGCTGGTTCCCAACATCGACCCGCCCAAAACCCCCCTCTCCTTCATGCTACCAAGGCCTGCCACTCCGTCTTCCATCCCGTCCAAGCTCACGGTCAATTTCGTCCTCCCATATGCCTCGGAGTTGTCCCAAAAGGAG GTGGACATGGTCATAGTACCAGCAACAACAGGACAACTTGGTGTTCTTCCTGGACATGTGCCAACTATTGCAGAACTGAAACCTGGACTAATGTTGGTTCATGATGGAAATGATGTGACAAAGTACTTTGTCAGCAGTGGCTTTGCTTTCATCCATGCTAACTCGTATGCAGATATTATCGCTGTTGAGGCTGTGCcgattgatcgaattgatgcgAGCCTGGTCCAGAAGGGGCTTGCTGAGTTCACCCAGAAGTTGAACTCAGCCTCCACCGACTTGGAAAAGGCTGAAGCACAAATTGGAGTGGATGTGCATAGTGCTCTCAACTTTGCTCTAACCGGTTAA